The following are encoded in a window of Syngnathoides biaculeatus isolate LvHL_M chromosome 3, ASM1980259v1, whole genome shotgun sequence genomic DNA:
- the znf507 gene encoding zinc finger protein 507 isoform X5, which produces MEDFNNVAVLIAAAAASSSAPLSEAHEQEGVPDAASRKPDADSLIQVIEKLSKIVEKRPQRRCTLMGHKRVQARAGGGGSPYKKLSVEHMDGDFNNNGGERKRAVTCYQCSLCPYLSPELALLKDHLKQHNEHNQDLILMCSECRFSSRDQAQLEEHVRMHLESGADADGGENRAGGDADADTVGSEREGDAERHQQKKKKKWYVYEEYGLYRCLICSYVCSQQRMLKTHAWKHAGLLDCSYPVFEEDEEKATSALPSEPAGREAESQIASAAFKQRAPLPDESTPSPARGAKEDQSQLDVKELSPEESGMEVQVTAEGDADAASVADSLLTSAQKIINSDPNSAGHINVIVERLPSAEDGVMAPAPLLLDPEVDAGQSLLGVPEEEHARSADPPRDENVPPAGRKRTHSESLRLHSLAAEVLVAMPMRTPELKPEAASAVERRGNADEGSGFLHKYGKNPEGPVGAAAANAGISSSLLTVIERLRERSDQDASDEDILKELQDNANAVPEDPGASPDGGLVDFVAGSERPYRCRLCRYSSGNKGYVKQHLRVHRRRQPYQCPICEHVAADSQDLETHMIHHCKTRTYQCETCSQAFHYKTQLRSHEQEHHSSVGADADETAAAAEAERDADEEGVLHKTFKCDVCDYTSATYVGVRNHRRIHNSDKPYRCCNCDFATTNMNSLKSHMRKHPQEQQAVQLLEQYRCSLCGYVCSHPPSLKSHMWKHAGDQNYNYEQVNKAINEAISQSSRAPAKASMGAETLTSSSQDTAKVLAEQPLEAPVGVPKSSPGPSSPQRSSPSPSPVQVQVQVQVPPPGGGVEYCVLLFCCCICGLESPSKERLMEHMKEHEGDLISIILNNKDAHAYTQAAQ; this is translated from the exons ATGGAGGACTTCAACAACGTCGCTGTGctcatcgccgccgccgccgcctcttcGTCTGCGCCGTTGTCGGAAGCCCACGAGCAGGAGGGCGTCCCGGACGCCGCCAGTCGCAAGCCGGACGCCGACTCCCTCATCCAAGTCATCGAGAAGCTGAGTAAAATTGTGGAGAAGCGACCGCAGCGTCGCTGCACCCTGATGGGACACAAGAGGGTCCAGGCGAGAGCCGGAGGAGGAGGTTCCCCCTACAAGAAGCTGAGCGTGGAGCATATGGACGGCGACTTCAACAACAACGGCGGCGAGCGCAAACGCGCGGTGACGTGCTACCAATGCAGCCTGTGCCCGTATCTGTCGCCCGAGCTGGCGCTGCTCAAGGACCACCTGAAGCAGCACAACGAGCACAACCAGGACTTGATCCTCATGTGCTCGGAGTGTCGCTTCAGCTCCCGAGACCAAGCGCAGCTGGAGGAGCACGTCAGGATGCACCTGGAGAGCGGCGCCGATGCCGACGGGGGCGAGAACAGAGCCGGGGGGGACGCCGACGCCGACACGGTGGGCTCGGAG CGTGAGGGCGACGCTGAGCGGCATcagcaaaagaagaaaaagaagtggtACGTTTACGAGGAGTACGGCCTGTACCGCTGCCTGATCTGCAGCTACGTGTGCAGCCAGCAGCGTATGCTCAAGACGCACGCCTGGAAGCACGCCGGCCTCCTCGACTGCTCCTACCCCGTTTTCGAAGAGGACGAGGAgaaagccacctcggcgctcCCTTCGGAGCCCGCCGGCCGAGAGGCCGAGTCCCAGATCGCCTCCGCCGCCTTCAAGCAGCGCGCGCCGCTGCCAGACGAGTCCACACCGAGTCCGGCCCGCGGCGCCAAAGAGGACCAAAGCCAGTTGGACGTCAAGGAGCTGAGCCCCGAGGAGTCTGGGATGGAGGTGCAAGTCACCGCGGAGGGCGATGCCGACGCGGCGTCCGTGGCCGACAGCCTGCTGACGTCGGCGCAGAAGATCATCAACAG CGACCCCAACAGCGCGGGTCACATCAACGTCATCGTCGAGCGTCTGCCTTCCGCCGAAGATGGCGTCATGGCCCCGGCGCCGCTGCTGCTCGACCCGGAAGTGGACGCCGGCCAGAGCTTACTGGGCGTTCCAGAGGAGGAGCACGCGCGGAGCGCCGACCCTCCTCGAGACGAGAACGTTCCGCCGGCGGGACGCAAGAGGACTCACTCGGAGTCGCTACGCCTTCACTCGTTGGCTGCCGAGGTCCTGGTCGCCATGCCCATGAGGACCCCGGAGCTCAAACCGGAGGCGGCGTCCGCGGTGGAGCGTCGCGGAAACGCCGACGAGGGCTCGGGGTTCCTGCACAAGTATGGAAA GAACCCCGAGGGTCCcgtcggcgccgccgccgccaacgCCGGCATCAGCTCATCCCTGCTCACAGTCATCGAGCGTCTCCGCGAGCGTTCGGACCAGGACGCCTCCGACGAGGACATCCTCAAGGAGCTGCAGGACAACGCCAACGCCGTCCCGGAGGACCCGGGGGCCTCGCCCGACGGGGGTCTGGTGGACTTCGTGGCCGGCAGCGAGCGGCCGTACCGCTGCCGGCTGTGTCGCTACAGCAGCGGCAACAAGGGCTACGTCAAGCAGCACCTGCGGGTGCACCGCCGGCGCCAGCCGTACCAGTGCCCCATCTGCGAGCACGTCGCCGCCGACAGTCAGGACCTGGAGACTCATATGATCCACCACTGCAAGACCAGGACGTACCAGTGCGAGACGTGCTCACAGGCCTTCCACTACAAG ACTCAGTTAAGAAGTCACGAGCAGGAGCATCACAGCTCGGTCGGCGCGGACGCGGATgaaacggcggcggcggcggaagcCGAACGCGACGCGGACGAAG AAGGCGTCCTTCACAAGACGTTCAAGTGCGACGTGTGCGACTACACCAGCGCCACCTACGTGGGCGTCAGGAACCACAGACGCATTCACAACTCGGATAAACCTTACCG ATGCTGCAACTGTGACTTTGCCACCACCAACATGAACAGCCTGAAGAGTCACATGAGGAAACATCCTCAGGAGCAGCAGGCCGTGCAGCTCCTCGAGCAGTACAG GTGCTCGCTGTGCGGCTACGTGTGCAGCCACCCGCCGTCCCTCAAGTCGCACATGTGGAAGCACGCCGGAGACCAGAACTACAACTACGAGCAGGTCAACAAGGCCATCAACGAGGCCATCTCGCAGAGCAGCCG AGCTCCCGCAAAGGCGTCGATGGGGGCGGAGACGCTAACATCATCCTCGCAGGACACCGCCAAGGTCCTGGCGGAACAACCTCTGGAAGCCCCCGTCGGGGTCCCCAAATCCAGCCCGggcccctcctccccccaaaGAAGTTCGCCATCACCGTCACCGGTCCAGGTCCAGGTCCAGGTCCAGGTCCCGCCGCCCGGTGGCGGAGTGGAGTACTGCGTGCTGCTCTTCTGCTGCTGCATCTGCGGCCTGGAGTCGCCGAGCAAGGAACGACTGATGGAGCACATGAAGGAGCACGAGGGAGACCTCATCAGCATCATACTCAACAACAAGGATGCGCACGCGTACACGCAGGCAGCACAGTAA